One genomic segment of Methylocystis sp. SC2 includes these proteins:
- the ahcY gene encoding adenosylhomocysteinase: MTAHHFNDFAVTDLSLADWGRKEIAIAETEMPGLMATRAEYGPSQPLKGARVAGSLHMTIQTAVLIETLKALGADVRWASCNIYSTQDHAAAAIAATGTPVFAKKGESLEDYWDYTHKIFEWGDGGCPNMILDDGGDATLLIHLGLRAEQGDVAFLETASNEEEEVLYASIKKRLKANPGFYKRNAEAIKGVTEETTTGVHRLYVMHKEGKLLWPAINVNDSVTKSKFDNLYGCRESLVDGVRRATDVMMAGKVAVIAGYGDVGKGSAASLRNAGCRVLVTEIDPICALQAAMEGYEVTTMEDAAPRGDIFCTATGNVDVITVDHMRAMKDRAIVCNIGHFDSEIQVAGLKNLKWHNVKPQVDEIEFADGKRILLLAEGRLVNLGCATGHPSFVMSASFTNQTLAQIELWTKQGQYPVGVYTLPKHLDEKVASLHLAKIGVKLTQMTDEQAKYLNLPKNGPFKPEHYRY; the protein is encoded by the coding sequence GCCCGGCCTGATGGCGACCCGCGCCGAATATGGCCCGTCGCAGCCGCTCAAGGGCGCGCGCGTCGCCGGCTCGCTGCACATGACCATCCAGACGGCGGTGCTGATCGAGACGCTGAAGGCGCTTGGTGCCGACGTGCGCTGGGCCTCCTGCAACATCTATTCGACGCAGGACCACGCCGCCGCCGCCATCGCCGCGACCGGCACGCCGGTCTTCGCCAAAAAGGGCGAGAGCCTCGAAGATTATTGGGATTACACCCACAAGATCTTCGAATGGGGCGACGGCGGCTGCCCGAACATGATCCTCGATGACGGCGGCGACGCGACGCTGCTCATCCATCTTGGACTGCGCGCCGAGCAGGGCGACGTCGCCTTCCTCGAAACCGCATCGAATGAGGAAGAAGAGGTTCTCTACGCCTCGATCAAGAAGCGCCTGAAGGCCAATCCGGGCTTCTACAAGCGCAACGCCGAGGCGATCAAAGGCGTCACCGAAGAGACGACCACCGGCGTGCATCGCCTTTATGTCATGCACAAGGAGGGCAAGCTCCTCTGGCCGGCGATCAACGTCAACGACTCGGTCACCAAATCGAAATTCGACAATCTCTATGGCTGCCGCGAGTCGCTGGTCGATGGCGTGCGCCGCGCCACCGACGTGATGATGGCCGGCAAGGTCGCGGTCATCGCCGGCTATGGCGACGTGGGCAAAGGCTCGGCCGCTTCGCTGCGCAACGCCGGTTGCCGCGTGCTCGTCACCGAAATCGACCCGATCTGCGCCCTGCAGGCGGCGATGGAAGGCTATGAAGTGACGACGATGGAAGACGCCGCGCCGCGCGGCGACATCTTCTGCACGGCGACGGGCAATGTCGACGTCATCACCGTCGACCATATGCGCGCCATGAAGGACCGCGCCATCGTCTGCAACATCGGCCATTTCGACTCGGAGATTCAGGTCGCCGGCCTAAAGAACCTGAAGTGGCACAATGTGAAGCCGCAGGTCGACGAGATCGAGTTCGCCGACGGCAAGCGCATCCTGCTGCTCGCCGAAGGCCGCCTCGTGAACCTCGGCTGCGCGACGGGCCATCCCTCCTTCGTGATGTCGGCGTCCTTCACCAATCAGACATTGGCGCAGATCGAATTGTGGACCAAGCAGGGCCAGTATCCTGTCGGCGTCTACACGCTGCCCAAGCATCTCGACGAGAAGGTCGCCTCGCTGCACCTCGCCAAGATCGGCGTGAAGCTGACGCAGATGACCGACGAGCAGGCAAAATATCTGAACCTGCCGAAGAACGGCCCGTTCAAGCCGGAGCATTACCGGTATTGA